The Mycolicibacterium smegmatis genome has a window encoding:
- a CDS encoding ComEC/Rec2 family competence protein: MTDEPELLDLRLVPAALTAWLVTAAGIVWYIAGSVLVVIVVTLLAAAVTRWAGPARTGAVVIAVAVTGVGFAVAIGLRVNQVREHPVVDRYGGAATVRVVVSEVPRPTRGNRLMFRAALTELDGAPVSGRVMVFASSRFGALTPGSPVGFRATLSRPTRADLTVAALSARGDPTIGEAPAIQRGAQRIRTSFAETARLVLPADQAAILPGLVLGDTSTVSTQTTAEFRSSGLTHLTAVSGANVTIVCGALLLSAALVGPRIAVGLALVGLVAFVIVVQPSASVLRSAVMGAVTLLAIVTHRRRQAIPALAASVLVLMAAAPELAVDVGFALSVCATAAIVVIAPVWARRLEARGWPSTLAAAVSVAAAAQLVTAPLVAGISGRFSVVAVAANLAVVGVIPPITVLGTAAAALAAVWPAGAGLLIRFTGPEVWWLLSVARWASGMPAATVPTPSGWAGVLLVAISGVTLTVLWRSRWVRRAVAGAAVVMLAWTVAGQVVGAVGPT; this comes from the coding sequence ATGACCGACGAACCCGAACTCCTCGACCTGCGCCTGGTACCCGCTGCGCTGACCGCATGGTTGGTGACCGCGGCCGGGATCGTCTGGTACATCGCCGGATCGGTGCTCGTGGTGATCGTGGTGACACTGCTCGCTGCCGCGGTCACCCGGTGGGCCGGCCCGGCGCGTACCGGCGCCGTGGTGATCGCCGTCGCGGTGACAGGTGTGGGTTTCGCGGTCGCGATCGGATTGCGCGTGAACCAGGTTCGTGAACACCCTGTCGTCGACCGCTACGGCGGGGCCGCGACTGTCCGCGTGGTCGTCAGCGAGGTGCCACGGCCGACCCGCGGCAACCGCCTGATGTTCCGGGCCGCACTCACCGAACTCGACGGCGCCCCGGTCTCCGGACGCGTGATGGTGTTCGCGTCGAGCCGTTTCGGTGCACTCACACCCGGCAGCCCGGTCGGGTTCCGCGCCACGCTGTCGCGGCCGACCAGGGCCGATCTGACGGTCGCGGCCCTCTCGGCGCGCGGTGATCCGACGATCGGTGAGGCACCGGCAATTCAGCGTGGCGCACAACGCATCCGGACGTCGTTCGCCGAGACGGCTCGTCTGGTCCTGCCCGCCGATCAGGCCGCGATCCTGCCGGGCCTGGTCCTCGGGGACACCAGCACGGTCAGCACCCAGACCACGGCCGAGTTCCGCTCGAGCGGTTTGACCCATCTGACCGCGGTGTCCGGCGCCAACGTGACCATCGTGTGCGGAGCCCTGTTGCTGTCCGCGGCGTTGGTGGGTCCGCGCATCGCGGTCGGCCTGGCCCTGGTGGGCCTTGTCGCGTTCGTCATCGTGGTACAGCCGTCGGCCAGCGTGCTCCGCTCCGCGGTCATGGGTGCGGTGACGCTGCTCGCGATCGTGACGCACCGGCGGCGCCAGGCCATTCCGGCGCTGGCCGCCAGTGTGCTGGTGCTGATGGCCGCCGCCCCCGAACTCGCTGTCGACGTCGGCTTCGCGTTGTCGGTGTGCGCCACGGCAGCCATCGTCGTCATCGCACCGGTGTGGGCGCGCCGCCTGGAGGCCCGCGGCTGGCCCAGCACACTGGCCGCGGCCGTCAGCGTCGCGGCCGCGGCGCAGTTGGTCACCGCACCGCTCGTCGCGGGGATCTCCGGGCGCTTCAGTGTCGTGGCCGTCGCGGCCAATCTGGCGGTGGTGGGAGTGATTCCGCCGATCACCGTGCTGGGGACCGCGGCCGCGGCCCTGGCGGCGGTGTGGCCGGCCGGCGCGGGGCTGCTGATCCGGTTCACCGGTCCCGAGGTGTGGTGGTTGTTGTCGGTTGCGCGGTGGGCGTCGGGGATGCCCGCGGCGACCGTTCCGACGCCGTCCGGATGGGCCGGCGTACTGCTCGTCGCGATCTCGGGCGTCACTCTGACGGTGCTGTGGCGCAGCCGCTGGGTGCGCCGGGCGGTCGCGGGCGCGGCCGTCGTGATGCTGGCCTGGACGGTGGCGGGCCAGGTTGTCGGCGCTGTCGGGCCGACATGA
- a CDS encoding ComEA family DNA-binding protein: MGTELPVQRLRRRLGSDTDATTDTIDAADAGDTEDSESGVAPDTALSKWLPDTTEGQRPAWLNVIRADPGRVGVLALATLGVLAVLITVFVVLRDRPAPVMSANLPPVQMVSSSAPTPEAAAGPVVVSVVGLVHKPGLVTLSSGARIADALTAAGGALDGADLIGLNMARRVADGEQIVVGIAAPAGQPTTMGSSVSTAEATGAAEPAAGGGGQTASGPLDLNTATVEQLDALPGVGPVTAEAIVSWRNANGQFASVDQLGEVDGIGPARLEKLRGLVRV; encoded by the coding sequence ATGGGTACCGAATTGCCCGTGCAGCGGCTACGCCGCAGACTCGGGTCTGACACCGACGCCACCACGGACACCATCGACGCTGCCGATGCCGGTGACACCGAGGACTCCGAATCCGGCGTCGCGCCGGACACCGCGCTGTCGAAGTGGCTGCCCGACACCACGGAGGGGCAGCGGCCCGCGTGGCTGAACGTGATCCGGGCCGATCCCGGCCGCGTCGGAGTTCTCGCACTCGCCACGCTGGGAGTGTTGGCGGTGCTCATCACGGTGTTCGTCGTGCTGCGCGACCGCCCTGCACCCGTAATGTCAGCGAACCTTCCTCCGGTGCAGATGGTTTCGTCATCGGCCCCCACGCCGGAGGCGGCGGCCGGGCCGGTGGTGGTCAGTGTCGTCGGCCTGGTGCACAAGCCCGGCCTGGTGACTTTGTCATCGGGAGCCCGGATCGCCGACGCGCTCACCGCCGCGGGTGGTGCGCTCGACGGTGCCGATCTGATCGGGCTCAACATGGCGCGGCGCGTCGCCGACGGAGAACAGATCGTTGTCGGGATCGCCGCGCCGGCGGGTCAGCCGACCACCATGGGCAGTTCGGTCTCCACCGCGGAGGCGACCGGTGCCGCCGAGCCCGCTGCCGGTGGTGGCGGGCAGACTGCGTCCGGCCCGCTCGACCTCAACACCGCAACCGTCGAACAACTCGACGCGCTGCCCGGCGTCGGGCCGGTGACCGCGGAGGCCATCGTGTCATGGCGAAATGCCAACGGGCAGTTCGCCAGTGTCGACCAACTGGGTGAGGTCGACGGTATCGGCCCGGCCCGGCTGGAGAAGCTGCGTGGTCTGGTCCGGGTATGA
- a CDS encoding slipin family protein, translating into MDMLYSLGISAAAAVTLAWLAIRNIRVVRQYERGVVFRFGRVTKSIRQPGLTMLIPIADRLQKVNMQIVTMPIPAQDGITRDNVTVRVDAVIYFKVIDPVRAVVDVQDYMSAVGQVAQTSLRSIIGKSNLDDLLSNRERLNQGLELLIDNPAVGWGIHIDRVEIKDVVLPDSMKRSIAKQAEAERERRARVITADGELQASEKLAAAADVMGNEPAALQLRFLETVVEVAAEKNSTVVVPFPVELLRFLDRVTPHESARNGGPVPRVV; encoded by the coding sequence ATGGACATGCTCTATTCGCTCGGGATATCGGCAGCCGCCGCGGTGACGCTGGCCTGGCTGGCCATCCGCAACATCCGGGTGGTGAGACAGTATGAGAGAGGCGTGGTCTTCCGGTTCGGCCGTGTGACCAAAAGCATCCGGCAACCGGGCCTGACCATGCTGATCCCGATCGCCGACCGGTTGCAGAAGGTCAACATGCAGATCGTGACGATGCCGATCCCTGCACAGGACGGCATCACCCGCGACAACGTCACGGTGCGCGTCGACGCCGTCATCTACTTCAAGGTCATCGACCCGGTGCGTGCCGTCGTGGACGTGCAGGACTACATGTCGGCCGTCGGGCAGGTGGCGCAGACGTCACTGCGGTCGATCATCGGCAAGAGCAACCTCGATGACCTGCTGTCGAACCGTGAGCGGCTCAACCAGGGCCTGGAACTGCTGATCGACAATCCGGCCGTGGGTTGGGGCATCCACATCGACCGCGTCGAGATCAAGGACGTGGTGCTGCCGGATTCGATGAAGCGGTCGATAGCGAAACAGGCCGAGGCCGAGCGGGAACGGCGCGCGCGCGTGATCACCGCCGACGGTGAGTTGCAGGCCTCCGAAAAGCTCGCTGCCGCAGCCGATGTGATGGGTAACGAGCCCGCGGCCCTGCAGTTGCGGTTCCTGGAGACGGTGGTGGAGGTCGCGGCCGAGAAGAACTCGACGGTGGTGGTGCCGTTCCCGGTGGAGTTGCTGCGGTTCCTGGACCGCGTCACGCCGCACGAGTCCGCGAGGAACGGCGGTCCGGTGCCGCGAGTTGTTTAG
- a CDS encoding DegV family protein — translation MAVVVVTDSSSRLSRQLCERWGIRQVPLHILDGDNDLRDGVDAVPSDIHDRPKVTTSGATPTEIADVYRRALADSGGDGVVAVHISAALSSTYSSAASAAREFSHAVRVVNSRSAAMGVGFAALAAARAAGAGASLDDVEAAARAAAQRTHAFIVVHRLDNLRRSGRIGTAASWLGTALALKPLLQLDIDGRLVLSQRIRTASKAHSALVEQVLEEAGDRLVDVVVHHVDNPEAAEEIGKQLTERLPALRSLEVADMGPVLAVHVGGGAVGVALSVDPES, via the coding sequence ATGGCGGTGGTGGTCGTTACCGACTCGTCGTCACGGCTGAGTCGCCAGTTGTGTGAACGGTGGGGCATCCGGCAGGTGCCGCTGCACATCCTCGACGGCGACAACGATCTGCGCGACGGTGTCGACGCCGTACCGTCCGACATCCATGACCGCCCCAAGGTCACCACGTCGGGCGCGACACCCACCGAGATCGCCGATGTCTACCGTCGTGCGCTCGCCGACAGTGGTGGCGACGGCGTTGTCGCAGTACATATCTCGGCCGCACTGTCGAGCACCTACAGCTCGGCGGCCTCGGCTGCGCGCGAGTTCAGCCACGCGGTACGCGTCGTCAACTCGCGGTCGGCGGCGATGGGTGTCGGGTTCGCGGCGCTGGCCGCGGCGCGGGCGGCCGGCGCGGGGGCGTCGCTGGACGACGTCGAGGCCGCGGCACGCGCCGCCGCGCAGCGCACCCACGCGTTCATCGTGGTGCACCGCCTGGACAACCTGCGGCGCAGCGGTCGCATCGGCACCGCGGCATCGTGGCTGGGCACCGCGCTGGCGCTGAAACCGTTGCTGCAGTTGGATATCGACGGACGCCTGGTGCTCTCGCAGCGCATCCGTACCGCATCCAAGGCGCACTCCGCGCTCGTCGAGCAGGTGCTCGAAGAGGCCGGGGACCGCCTCGTCGACGTGGTGGTGCATCACGTCGACAATCCCGAAGCCGCCGAAGAGATCGGCAAACAGCTCACCGAGCGGCTGCCCGCGCTGCGGTCGCTGGAGGTGGCCGACATGGGCCCCGTGCTGGCCGTGCACGTCGGCGGCGGTGCGGTCGGTGTGGCCCTGTCGGTCGATCCCGAAAGCTGA
- the octT gene encoding diglucosylglycerate octanoyltransferase: protein MSSETSSESTGHRPVLLVFADSLSYFGPTGGLPADDPRIWPNIVGEQLGWDVELIGRIGWTCRDVWWAATQDPRSWAALPRAGAVVFATSGMDSLPSPLPTALREMIRYVRPPWLRRWVRDGYGWVQPRLSPIARSALPPHVTVEYLEMTRNAIDFNRPGIPVVASLPSVHIAETYGRAHHGREPTVRAITAWAEEHHVPLVDLKAAVADEVFGGRGNPDGIHWSFEAHRAVAELMLKGLAEAGVTQRDSAT, encoded by the coding sequence ATGTCCTCTGAGACATCCTCGGAGTCCACTGGCCACAGGCCGGTGCTGCTGGTCTTCGCCGACTCGCTGTCGTACTTCGGGCCCACGGGCGGGCTGCCCGCCGATGATCCACGGATCTGGCCCAACATCGTCGGCGAGCAACTGGGCTGGGACGTCGAACTGATCGGGCGCATCGGCTGGACCTGCCGCGATGTGTGGTGGGCGGCCACCCAGGATCCGCGGTCGTGGGCCGCGCTGCCCCGGGCGGGTGCGGTGGTCTTCGCGACGAGCGGCATGGATTCGCTGCCCTCGCCGCTGCCCACGGCACTGCGGGAGATGATCCGGTACGTCCGGCCACCGTGGTTGCGGCGCTGGGTGCGCGACGGCTACGGCTGGGTACAGCCGCGGCTGTCGCCGATCGCCCGGTCGGCCCTGCCGCCGCATGTGACGGTCGAGTACCTCGAAATGACCCGCAACGCCATCGATTTCAACCGTCCGGGCATCCCCGTGGTGGCCTCGCTGCCGTCGGTGCACATCGCCGAGACCTACGGCAGGGCGCACCACGGGCGTGAGCCGACGGTGCGGGCCATCACGGCGTGGGCCGAGGAGCACCACGTACCGCTGGTGGATCTCAAGGCTGCCGTCGCCGACGAGGTGTTCGGTGGACGCGGCAATCCCGACGGTATCCACTGGAGCTTCGAGGCGCACCGCGCCGTCGCCGAGCTGATGCTCAAAGGCCTTGCCGAAGCGGGTGTGACACAACGGGATTCCGCAACCTGA
- the gpgP gene encoding glucosyl-3-phosphoglycerate phosphatase, translating into MRIRRLVMLRHGQTEYNAGSRMQGQLDTDLSDLGRDQAAAAAEVLAKRQPLLIVSSDLRRALDTAETLGTRAGVAVAVDKRLRETHLGDWQGLTHLEVDAAAPGARLAWRDDARWAPHGGESRVDVAERSLPLVVELVAQQSEWGLDRPGAGAERPVVLVAHGGLIAALTAELLGLPVDNWPVLGGMGNASWVQLSGHSADDAEFADIRWRLDVWNASAQVANDVL; encoded by the coding sequence ATGAGGATCCGTCGGCTGGTGATGTTGCGTCACGGCCAGACCGAGTACAACGCGGGCAGCCGGATGCAGGGCCAGCTCGACACCGACCTGTCCGACCTCGGCCGCGATCAGGCCGCCGCGGCGGCCGAGGTGCTGGCCAAACGGCAGCCGCTGCTGATCGTCTCGTCGGATCTGCGGCGGGCGCTGGACACGGCCGAGACCCTCGGCACCCGTGCGGGCGTGGCGGTGGCGGTCGACAAGCGCCTGCGCGAGACGCATCTGGGGGACTGGCAGGGGCTGACCCATCTCGAGGTCGACGCCGCGGCCCCGGGTGCCCGGCTGGCCTGGCGCGACGACGCCCGGTGGGCGCCGCACGGCGGTGAGAGCCGCGTGGACGTCGCCGAGCGCAGCCTGCCGCTGGTCGTCGAACTCGTTGCGCAACAGTCCGAATGGGGCCTGGACCGCCCGGGGGCCGGTGCCGAACGCCCCGTGGTGCTGGTGGCCCACGGTGGGCTGATCGCGGCACTGACCGCCGAGCTGCTCGGCCTGCCGGTCGACAACTGGCCGGTGCTGGGCGGCATGGGTAACGCCAGCTGGGTGCAGCTGTCCGGGCATTCGGCCGACGACGCGGAGTTCGCGGACATCCGCTGGCGACTCGACGTGTGGAACGCCTCGGCGCAGGTGGCCAACGATGTCCTCTGA
- the rsfS gene encoding ribosome silencing factor yields MTATDEAVQMATVAAQAAASKLADDVVVIDVSGQLVITDCFVIASASNERQVNAIVDEVEEKMRLAGYKPARREGTREGRWTLLDYIDVVVHIQHQDERNFYALDRLWKDCPQVPVDLDHRGEASEDGAEAQE; encoded by the coding sequence ATGACCGCGACGGACGAGGCCGTCCAGATGGCGACGGTGGCGGCCCAGGCGGCCGCGTCGAAGCTGGCCGACGACGTGGTGGTCATCGACGTGTCCGGACAGTTGGTGATCACCGACTGCTTCGTGATCGCCTCTGCGTCCAACGAGCGTCAGGTGAACGCGATCGTCGACGAGGTCGAGGAGAAGATGCGGCTCGCCGGATACAAACCGGCCCGGCGCGAAGGGACCCGCGAGGGCCGTTGGACGCTGCTCGACTACATCGACGTCGTGGTCCACATCCAGCATCAGGACGAGCGCAACTTCTATGCGCTCGACCGGCTGTGGAAGGACTGCCCGCAGGTGCCCGTCGACCTGGACCACCGCGGCGAGGCCTCAGAGGATGGCGCGGAGGCGCAGGAATGA
- the nadD gene encoding nicotinate-nucleotide adenylyltransferase: MGGTFDPIHNGHLVAASEVADLFDLDEVVFVPTGEPWQKHHRRVSAAEDRYLMTVIATASNPRFSVSRVDIDRGGPTYTKDTLRDLRDLNTDADLYFITGADALGSILSWQNWEDMFSMAKFVGVSRPGYELDGKHILDAMRELPPDALSLVEVPALAISSSDCRKRAEEQRPIWYLVPDGVVQYVAKRGLYTRKPNNGEAKDGDVKDEEAVR; this comes from the coding sequence ATGGGTGGGACGTTCGACCCCATCCACAACGGGCACTTGGTCGCGGCCAGCGAGGTCGCCGACCTGTTCGACCTCGACGAGGTCGTGTTCGTGCCCACCGGCGAACCGTGGCAGAAGCACCACCGCAGGGTCAGCGCGGCCGAGGACCGGTACCTCATGACCGTCATCGCGACCGCGTCCAACCCCAGGTTCTCGGTCAGCCGGGTCGACATCGACCGCGGCGGCCCCACCTACACCAAGGACACGCTGCGCGATCTGCGTGACCTCAACACCGACGCCGACCTGTATTTCATCACCGGCGCCGACGCGCTCGGGTCCATCCTGTCCTGGCAGAACTGGGAGGACATGTTCTCCATGGCCAAGTTCGTCGGCGTGAGCAGGCCCGGCTACGAACTGGACGGCAAGCACATCCTGGACGCGATGCGCGAACTGCCGCCCGATGCGTTGTCGCTGGTGGAGGTGCCGGCGCTGGCGATCTCGTCGAGCGATTGCCGCAAGCGCGCCGAGGAACAGCGACCCATCTGGTACCTGGTGCCCGACGGTGTGGTGCAGTACGTGGCGAAGCGCGGTCTGTACACCCGCAAACCGAACAACGGCGAAGCGAAGGACGGCGACGTGAAAGACGAGGAGGCAGTGCGATGA
- a CDS encoding vWA domain-containing protein yields MAPRRVRPPQPLAPHGLPGHLVEFVEALRGQGISVGPSETVDAGRVLTVLGLGNREALREGIACAVLRRADHRDTYDALFDLFFPAALGARTVLDDESDADGEGTGKTPQLPPEDIEAMREMLVQMLADNEELANLDDRLATLIAQIVEAYGRYTSSRGPSYSSYQALKAMSLDDLEGRLLAGLLAPYGDEPTPTQEEIAKALAAQRIAQLRKMVENETKRRTAEQLGRGHVQMYGVPQLSENVEFLRASGEQLRQMRKTVQPLARTLATRLAARRRRARAGEIDLRKTLRKSMSTGGVPIDVVLKKPHPARPELAVLCDVSGSVAGFSHFTLMLVSALRQQFSRVRVFAFIDTTDEVTDLFGPEADLAVAVQRITREAGVYTRDGHSDYGHAFVSFLDKYPNALSPRSSLLVLGDGRNNYRNPEAELLAHMVAASRHAHWLNPEPRHLWGSGDSAVPKYQDIIPMHECRSAKQLAAVIDGLLPV; encoded by the coding sequence ATGGCTCCCCGCCGGGTCAGACCCCCGCAGCCGCTGGCCCCGCACGGCCTGCCGGGGCACCTCGTCGAGTTCGTCGAAGCCCTTCGCGGGCAAGGTATCTCGGTCGGCCCGTCGGAGACCGTCGACGCAGGCCGGGTGCTCACGGTGCTGGGTCTGGGTAACCGGGAGGCGCTACGCGAGGGCATCGCGTGCGCGGTGCTGCGCCGCGCCGATCACCGTGACACCTACGACGCGTTGTTCGACCTGTTCTTCCCGGCCGCCCTGGGCGCGCGCACGGTGCTCGACGACGAATCCGACGCCGACGGCGAGGGCACCGGGAAGACACCCCAGCTGCCCCCAGAGGACATCGAGGCGATGCGCGAGATGCTCGTGCAGATGCTCGCCGACAACGAGGAACTGGCCAATCTCGACGACCGGCTCGCGACGCTGATCGCGCAGATCGTGGAGGCCTACGGCCGCTACACCTCCAGCCGCGGACCGTCGTACTCGTCGTACCAGGCGCTCAAGGCCATGAGCCTCGACGATCTGGAGGGCCGGCTGCTGGCGGGTCTGCTCGCGCCCTACGGCGACGAGCCGACGCCCACACAGGAGGAGATCGCCAAGGCGCTGGCCGCGCAGCGCATCGCGCAGCTGCGCAAGATGGTCGAGAACGAGACCAAACGCCGCACCGCCGAACAGCTGGGCCGCGGGCACGTGCAGATGTACGGCGTGCCGCAGCTGTCGGAGAACGTCGAGTTCCTGCGGGCCTCGGGTGAACAACTGCGCCAGATGCGCAAGACCGTGCAGCCGCTGGCCCGCACGCTGGCCACGCGGCTCGCGGCGCGCAGGCGGCGGGCCCGCGCGGGCGAAATCGACCTGCGCAAGACGCTGCGCAAGTCCATGTCCACGGGCGGGGTGCCCATCGACGTCGTGCTCAAGAAGCCGCACCCGGCGCGGCCCGAGCTGGCCGTGCTGTGCGACGTGTCCGGGTCGGTGGCCGGTTTCAGCCACTTCACCCTCATGCTCGTCTCGGCGCTGCGCCAGCAGTTCTCCCGCGTGCGCGTGTTCGCCTTCATCGACACCACCGACGAGGTCACCGACCTGTTCGGCCCCGAGGCGGATCTGGCGGTGGCCGTGCAGCGCATCACCCGCGAGGCCGGCGTCTACACACGCGACGGGCACTCCGACTACGGGCACGCGTTCGTGTCGTTCCTGGACAAGTACCCCAACGCACTGTCGCCGCGCAGCTCGTTGCTGGTGCTCGGCGACGGCCGCAACAATTACCGCAACCCCGAGGCCGAGTTGCTCGCGCACATGGTCGCGGCCAGCCGTCACGCACACTGGCTCAATCCCGAGCCCAGGCACCTGTGGGGCAGCGGCGACTCCGCGGTGCCGAAGTACCAGGACATCATCCCCATGCACGAGTGCCGCTCCGCCAAGCAGCTCGCCGCGGTGATCGACGGGCTGCTGCCGGTCTGA
- a CDS encoding AAA family ATPase, whose amino-acid sequence MSVPARPAPLFADIDDVARKLAETGYLPDTATATAVFLADRLGKPLLVEGPAGVGKTELARAVAQCTGSELVRLQCYEGVDEARALYEWNHAKQILRIQAGNAAAAGDSDAWEQTKTDVFSEEFLLTRPLLTAIKRTDPTVLLIDETDKADIEIEGLLLEVLSDFAVTVPELGTITAERPPFVVLTSNATRELSEALKRRCLFLHIDFPDPDLERRILLSRVPELPEHIASELVRIIGVLRGMQLKKLPSVAETIDWGRTVLALGMDTIDDEMIAATLGVILKHQSDQQRAAGELKLN is encoded by the coding sequence ATGAGCGTGCCCGCACGCCCGGCACCGCTGTTCGCCGACATCGACGACGTCGCGCGCAAGCTGGCCGAGACCGGCTACCTGCCCGACACCGCGACCGCCACGGCGGTCTTCCTGGCCGACCGGCTCGGCAAGCCGCTGCTCGTCGAGGGCCCGGCCGGTGTCGGCAAGACCGAACTGGCCCGCGCCGTCGCGCAGTGCACGGGAAGTGAACTGGTGCGCCTGCAGTGTTACGAGGGCGTCGACGAGGCCCGTGCGCTCTACGAGTGGAACCACGCCAAGCAGATCCTGCGCATCCAGGCCGGAAACGCGGCGGCGGCCGGCGACAGCGACGCCTGGGAGCAGACCAAGACCGACGTGTTCAGCGAGGAGTTCCTGCTGACCCGTCCGCTGCTCACCGCGATCAAGCGCACCGACCCCACGGTGCTGCTGATCGACGAGACCGACAAGGCCGACATCGAGATCGAGGGCCTGCTGCTTGAGGTGCTCAGCGACTTCGCGGTCACCGTGCCGGAACTCGGCACCATCACCGCCGAGCGGCCCCCGTTCGTCGTGCTGACCTCCAACGCCACCCGCGAGCTGTCCGAGGCGCTCAAACGGCGCTGCCTGTTCCTGCACATCGACTTCCCCGATCCCGACCTCGAACGGCGCATCCTGCTGTCGCGGGTGCCCGAGCTGCCCGAACACATCGCCTCGGAACTCGTGCGGATCATCGGCGTGCTGCGCGGCATGCAGCTCAAGAAGCTGCCGTCGGTCGCCGAGACCATCGACTGGGGCCGCACGGTGCTGGCGCTGGGCATGGACACCATCGACGACGAGATGATCGCCGCGACGCTCGGCGTGATCCTCAAACACCAGTCCGATCAGCAGCGCGCCGCCGGCGAGCTCAAGCTGAACTGA
- a CDS encoding glutamate-5-semialdehyde dehydrogenase: protein MSVEAQSRSGAVDTQEPADLREQVHSAARRARVAARTLATLSAEAKNRALHAAADSVLANVDAVLAANAADVDAARQGGTPEAMIDRLALNPQRVDGIAAGLRQVAALPDPVGEVLRGKTLPNGLQLRQQRVPLGVVGMVYEGRPNVTVDAFGLTLKSGNAALLRGSSSAARSNQALVDALRSALAEEGLPLDAVQLLPSQDRASVTHLIQARGLVDVVIPRGGAGLIDAVVRDAQVPTIETGVGNCHVYVHSSADIDMAEKILLNAKTRRPSVCNAAETLLVDRALTDTALPRLVKALQDAGVTVHADPTEDELRAEFLSMDIALAVVDGLDAAIDHINTYGTGHTEAIVTTDLAAAQRFTERVDAAAVMVNASTSFTDGEQFGFGAEIGISTQKLHARGPMGLPELTSTKWIVWGDGQIRPA from the coding sequence ATGAGCGTGGAAGCGCAGTCGAGATCCGGTGCCGTCGATACTCAGGAACCGGCCGACCTTCGTGAACAGGTCCACAGCGCCGCACGGCGCGCCCGGGTGGCCGCCAGGACGCTGGCGACCCTGAGCGCCGAGGCGAAGAACCGTGCACTGCACGCCGCGGCCGACAGTGTGCTGGCAAACGTCGACGCGGTGCTTGCGGCGAACGCCGCCGATGTCGATGCCGCACGTCAGGGCGGCACACCCGAGGCGATGATCGACCGTCTGGCCCTCAATCCGCAACGTGTCGACGGGATCGCCGCGGGGTTGCGCCAGGTCGCGGCCCTGCCGGATCCGGTGGGCGAGGTGCTGCGCGGCAAGACCCTGCCCAACGGTCTGCAGTTGCGTCAGCAGCGGGTGCCGCTCGGTGTGGTGGGCATGGTCTACGAGGGCAGGCCCAACGTCACCGTGGACGCCTTCGGGCTGACGCTGAAATCCGGCAATGCCGCGCTGCTGCGCGGGAGTTCGTCGGCGGCCCGGTCGAATCAGGCGCTCGTGGACGCCCTGCGGTCCGCGCTGGCCGAGGAGGGGCTGCCGCTCGACGCCGTGCAACTGCTGCCCAGCCAGGACCGTGCGAGCGTCACGCATCTGATCCAGGCCCGCGGGCTGGTCGACGTGGTGATCCCGCGCGGCGGCGCGGGTCTGATCGACGCGGTCGTCCGCGACGCGCAGGTTCCCACCATCGAGACCGGCGTCGGCAATTGCCATGTCTACGTTCACTCCTCGGCCGACATCGACATGGCCGAGAAGATCCTGCTGAACGCCAAGACCCGCAGGCCCAGCGTGTGCAACGCCGCCGAGACACTGCTGGTGGACCGCGCGCTCACCGACACCGCGCTCCCGCGGCTGGTCAAGGCCCTGCAGGACGCCGGTGTCACGGTGCACGCCGATCCCACCGAGGACGAACTGCGCGCGGAGTTCCTGTCGATGGACATCGCGCTCGCGGTGGTCGATGGCCTCGACGCGGCGATCGACCACATCAACACCTACGGCACGGGCCACACCGAGGCCATCGTGACCACGGATCTCGCTGCGGCACAACGCTTCACCGAGCGTGTGGACGCCGCCGCGGTGATGGTGAACGCGTCGACCTCGTTCACCGACGGGGAACAGTTCGGTTTCGGCGCGGAAATCGGCATCTCCACCCAGAAGCTGCACGCCCGTGGGCCGATGGGACTGCCCGAACTGACCTCGACCAAATGGATCGTGTGGGGCGACGGTCAGATCAGACCCGCCTGA